Proteins from one Fragaria vesca subsp. vesca linkage group LG6, FraVesHawaii_1.0, whole genome shotgun sequence genomic window:
- the LOC101294681 gene encoding serine carboxypeptidase-like 25-like: MVTVMAKAQNSLLLFSMVSVLLLGLFISASNGSVNEEEEADRIVSLPGQPKVTFQQFSGYVTVNHRVGRALFYWLTEAAVKDPLSKPLVIWLNGGPGCSSVAYGASEEIGPFRINKTATGLYWNKFSWNTEANLLFLETPAGVGFSYSNRSADLFDTGDARTARDSLNFIIGWMDRFPRYKNREVYLSGESYAGHYVPQLAKAILTYNANSKHPINLKGIMVGNAVTDNYYDNLGTVTYWWSHAMISDKTYKQLIHTCDFRRQKNSDECESLYSYAMDSEFGNIDQYNIYAPPCNNSDGSTSSMSTRQTMRLPHRPIFRKMSGYDPCTEKYAELYYNRPEVQKALHANITKIPYKWTACNEVLNRNWNDTAVSVLPIYKDMIAAGLRIWVFSGDVDSVVPVTATRYSLARLKLATKIPWYPWYTKKQVGGWTEVYEGLTFATVRGAGHEVPLFKPRAALQLFRSFIQGKPLPKSS, translated from the exons ATGGTTACAGTCATGGCCAAAGCACAGAACAGCCTCCTACTGTTTTCCATGGTCTCTGTTTTGCTCCTGGGGCTGTTCATAAGCGCAAGCAATGGATCAGTGAATGAAGAAGAAGAAGCTGATAGGATTGTGTCGCTTCCTGGGCAGCCCAAGGTCACTTTCCAGCAGTTTTCGGGTTATGTCACTGTCAATCATAGAGTTGGGAGAGCCCTCTTTTACTGGCTCACTGAGGCTGCTGTTAAAGATCCCTTATCTAAGCCTCTCGTCATTTGGCTCAATGGAG GCCCTGGTTGCTCGTCTGTGGCATATGGTGCGTCGGAAGAGATAGGTCCATTCAGAATAAACAAGACAGCTACGGGTCTGTACTGGAACAAGTTCTCGTGGAACACCGAGGCCAACCTCTTGTTCTTGGAAACTCCGGCCGGCGTCGGCTTCTCCTACAGCAACCGCTCCGCTGATCTGTTTGATACCGGGGATGCCCGCACAG CAAGGGACTCGCTGAACTTCATAATCGGATGGATGGATCGATTCCCTCGGTACAAGAACCGAGAAGTATATCTCAGCGGAGAGAGCTATGCCGGACATTACGTCCCTCAGCTTGCCAAAGCGATTCTCACTTATAATGCAAACTCCAAGCACCCAATTAATCTCAAAGGAATAATG GTGGGTAATGCCGTGACAGACAACTACTATGATAACCTAGGGACGGTGACATACTGGTGGAGTCATGCCATGATCTCCGATAAGACCTACAAGCAGCTCATCCACACTTGTGATTTTCGGAGACAGAAGAACTCAGACGAATGTGAATCACTGTATAGCTACGCGATGGATTCAGAATTCGGGAACATAGACCAGTACAACATTTATGCACCACCCTGCAACAACTCTGATGGCAGCACTTCTTCGATGTCTACAAGACAGACTATGCGGTTGCCTCACCGACCG ATTTTTCGAAAAATGTCTGGCTATGATCCATGTACGGAAAAATATGCTGAGCTCTATTACAATAGACCAGAAGTACAGAAAGCACTCCATGCCAACATTACTAAAATTCCTTACAAGTGGACTGCTTGCAA TGAGGTTTTAAATCGAAATTGGAACGATACAGCTGTATCTGTTCTTCCGATTTACAAGGACATGATTGCTGCTGGTTTGAGAATTTGGGTTTTCAG TGGAGACGTTGACTCAGTGGTGCCAGTCACAGCGACTAGGTATTCCCTTGCACGGCTCAAACTGGCGACCAAAATCCCATGGTATCCCTGGTATACCAAGAAGCAG GTGGGAGGGTGGACAGAGGTCTACGAAGGGTTGACATTTGCAACAGTGAGAGGAGCAGGTCATGAAGTCCCGCTATTCAAGCCAAGAGCAGCTCTTCAGCTTTTCAGATCATTTATTCAGGGGAAGCCCCTGCCAAAGTCGTCTTGA
- the LOC101294966 gene encoding exocyst complex component 7-like — protein sequence MGDCKPGNPEVEVGEDLIVAAKSIARALGSKKNLTHGERKILADLGTKLSSLMTNRSTLNEIKVEDFGDIEDRLNSIQDKVMGWEADQTMIWDSSSNEANEYLNTVEEARQVIESLESLCLSKDDEKYELLNRANDVLQTAMTRLEDEFRYMLVQNRQPCAPEHMSFRSCEEDAVDVNSLMSFGDDSVEDSIQRDSVSRTSEDSIIDLVRPEVIPDLRCIANMMFNCNYERECTQAYTTLRRDALDESLSYLEIQKLSIEDVRKMEWVSLNSKIRRWVWVMKIFVRIYLASEKWLSEQIFEELGPVRLDCFVEASKASILQLLNFAEAMSIGPHQPEKLVRILDMYEVLADVLPDIDDLYFGEAGSSISMECHDVLLRLGESVKATVIEFENAIASNPSTNPVSGGGIHPLTRYVMNYMRTLTDYGQILDLLLKDCDEGDPVSLSPDTSPTKEEENKSTHDSSGRKSPMARQFLSFASSLESNLDEKSKLYRDASLQHVFLMNNIHYMAQKVKGAELRLIFEDDWIRKRNRKFQQHAMSYQRASWSYILSLLKEEGIQNPGSNSISKSLLKERLRSFYLAFEEIYKVQSAWLIPDPQLREDLQISTSLNVIQAYRTFVGRHSNDISDKLIKYSADDMENYLMDLFEGSPKLLQSSSRR from the coding sequence ATGGGGGATTGTAAACCTGGAAACCCTGAAGTGGAGGTTGGGGAGGACTTGATTGTTGCAGCCAAAAGCATAGCAAGGGCATTGGGTTCCAAGAAGAATCTTACACACGGCGAGAGGAAGATTTTGGCTGATCTTGGTACCAAGTTGTCATCCCTGATGACTAATAGGAGCACACTGAATGAGATAAAGGTGGAGGACTTTGGTGATATTGAAGATCGGCTTAATTCGATTCAGGATAAGGTCATGGGGTGGGAGGCAGATCAGACCATGATATGGGATTCGAGCTCAAATGAGGCGAATGAGTACTTGAACACGGTGGAGGAGGCTCGGCAGGTGATTGAGAGTTTAGAGAGTTTGTGTCTGAGTAAAGATGATGAAAAGTATGAGCTGTTGAACAGGGCTAATGATGTTCTTCAAACGGCGATGACTAGGCTGGAGGATGAGTTCAGGTACATGCTTGTTCAGAACAGGCAGCCTTGTGCACCGGAGCACATGTCTTTTCGTTCATGTGAAGAGGATGCTGTGGATGTGAACTCATTGATGTCTTTTGGGGATGACTCAGTTGAGGACTCAATTCAAAGGGACAGTGTTAGCCGGACCTCTGAGGATTCCATCATTGATTTGGTTCGCCCTGAAGTGATTCCTGACTTGAGGTGCATTGCAAATATGATGTTCAATTGCAATTATGAGAGGGAATGTACACAAGCTTATACCACCCTCCGAAGGGATGCCTTGGATGAGTCTCTCTCGTATCTTGAAATTCAGAAACTGAGCATTGAAGATGTGAGGAAGATGGAGTGGGTTTCTTTGAATTCTAAAATCAGAAGATGGGTTTGGGTAATGAAGATTTTCGTGCGGATTTATCTTGCTAGTGAAAAATGGCTCAGTGAACAGATTTTTGAGGAGCTTGGACCTGTTCGGCTAGATTGTTTTGTTGAGGCATCAAAGGCTTCAATACTGCAGCTTCTCAATTTTGCTGAAGCCATGTCTATCGGCCCTCATCAGCCAGAAAAGTTGGTTCGCATTCTTGACATGTATGAGGTGCTAGCGGATGTCCTTCCTGATATAGATGATCTATACTTTGGTGAGGCTGGCTCTTCTATTAGTATGGAGTGTCATGATGTCCTGCTGAGACTGGGTGAATCTGTGAAGGCAACAGTTATTGAATTTGAGAATGCCATTGCCTCAAACCCTTCCACTAACCCTGTTTCAGGTGGGGGTATACACCCACTGACTAGATATGTGATGAATTACATGAGGACTCTTACAGACTATGGTCAGATCCTTGATCTGCTTCTTAAGGATTGTGATGAAGGTGATCCCGTTTCGTTGTCTCCTGACACTAGTCCAACTAAAGAAGAGGAGAACAAAAGCACTCATGATTCTTCAGGCAGAAAATCCCCAATGGCGCGCCAGTTCTTATCATTTGCTTCAAGTCTGGAATCCAACCTTGATGAGAAGTCAAAGTTATATAGGGATGCTTCTTTGCAACATGTGTTTTTGATGAACAATATACATTACATGGCTCAGAAGGTTAAAGGGGCAGAATTGAGGCTTATATTTGAAGATGATTGGATTCGAAAGCGCAACAGGAAATTTCAACAGCATGCAATGAGCTACCAGAGAGCTAGTTGGAGTTACATCCTTTCTTTACTAAAAGAGGAGGGCATTCAAAATCCGGGGTCAAATTCTATCTCAAAAAGCCTTCTCAAGGAAAGGCTCCGTAGCTTTTATCTTGCTTTTGAGGAGATATACAAGGTGCAGTCGGCATGGCTCATTCCAGATCCTCAGCTTCGAGAAGACTTGCAAATCTCAACATCCCTCAATGTGATCCAAGCTTACAGGACATTCGTGGGACGACACTCCAATGACATAAGTGACAAGCTCATCAAGTATAGTGCTGATGACATGGAGAATTACCTCATGGATCTCTTTGAAGGTTCCCCAAAATTATTACAAAGTTCCAGCCGGAGGTGA